atatactttcatttgataatttttttttttagtgcgataaaaataaatttcatttgttATAATGTTTTCATTCGATAAAATATGTTTCCCATTCAAtggaataaattttcattcggTAGAAATATCTTCATtcgataaaaaatatattttcattcgataaaaaatatattttttatcgaATGAAAATATTCCATTGAATGGAAACATATTTTATCGAATGAAAACATgacaaatgaaatttatttttatcgcactaaaaaaaaaaatttatcaaatgaaaatatattttatcgaatggaaaaatatatttcatcgactaaaaatatattttttatcgaatgaaaatatttttatcgaatgaaaatatttgtatcgaatgcaaatatatttttatcgaatgaaaataatttttatcgaatgcaaatatatttttatcgaatgaaaatatatttagttCGTCATCTCGAAATCGAAAAGACACGAGTTGTGCAGATCGGCTTTGTGCGGTTTAAGGAGACCAAACCTTCGTCATGTCGTCAGATGTATTCGCTGAACCGATGCTCGATACAAAGGAATATTTGGAGGAATACAAAAAGCAGCTGATTGAGCTTGACAAGAAAGGATTGTTGCCTAAGCTAGACTTGAAGCTGAAGTATAAAGTTTACTCAATTCGCGGAAGCGGCTTTGGAGCACACAAATCCATTGTTCTTACCTCGGATGACGAGCATTTTGTCTCTGTAGAGCTTGGTTTCATCACAGTAGACGGTAAAAAGCATATCTACCCAGTGACGAGAGAAATTAAGAAGTCTCTGAAGGCCAAGATGGAACTCCTCGGAGAGATCGAAGCCACGGGCCAGGAATTAAGCGGTAAAGCAGTCGCGGTGATGAAGCAATTTGGAAGCTATTTCAAGTTCTGCAAAAACTGCCAGGACTTCTGCAACATGTACACCGAAGCCATAGGATTGAAAGGTGCCCAGAAGCTGACTGATGGAGATAAAGCGAAAATATTGTTG
The genomic region above belongs to Montipora capricornis isolate CH-2021 chromosome 5, ASM3666992v2, whole genome shotgun sequence and contains:
- the LOC138049242 gene encoding uncharacterized protein: MSSDVFAEPMLDTKEYLEEYKKQLIELDKKGLLPKLDLKLKYKVYSIRGSGFGAHKSIVLTSDDEHFVSVELGFITVDGKKHIYPVTREIKKSLKAKMELLGEIEATGQELSGKAVAVMKQFGSYFKFCKNCQDFCNMYTEAIGLKGAQKLTDGDKAKILLLLAGIISFLFAVTR